One window from the genome of Mycolicibacterium gadium encodes:
- a CDS encoding LuxR C-terminal-related transcriptional regulator: protein MSVVSEKPDTPALGTLIDGDHPGWASRPAKDTEAARRYREAFQGCEIDPAEDPIAVVAEAVDAKATLVRNALEGLGDEDAINALEAVLDLASLERELIEDGARRRTFALLAVQEALSKLRVVDDVATIVDRAPRELVESCGFDRAVLFRVHEGRMVMEAAYFGDDSEGAEKMVTFAQSVAPPLNHMLLETQMIRRRAPAIVRDARNDPRVNRPIVDFSLTHSYVAAPVMPTGKVIGFLHADRLYSGRLVDEIDRDTVWAFAEGFGYAYERTVLLERMRRQRAEVRRALASADEAARALQDADLDLAKIEPVERSPAAQSLAEVQTRVMAILTRREIEVLRLMAAGRTNQQIADELVISAGTVKSHVKRVLRKLHATNRAEAASAYVRLASVPALGG, encoded by the coding sequence GTGAGTGTTGTCAGCGAGAAACCCGATACGCCCGCGCTCGGAACGCTGATCGACGGTGATCACCCGGGCTGGGCGTCGCGCCCCGCCAAGGACACCGAGGCTGCGCGCCGTTACCGAGAGGCATTTCAGGGCTGCGAGATCGACCCGGCCGAGGATCCCATCGCGGTGGTGGCAGAGGCGGTCGATGCCAAGGCGACCCTCGTACGCAACGCGCTGGAGGGGCTCGGTGACGAGGACGCAATCAATGCGCTCGAAGCGGTGCTCGACCTGGCCTCACTCGAGCGTGAATTGATCGAGGACGGGGCGCGACGGCGTACCTTCGCGCTGTTGGCTGTGCAGGAGGCACTGAGCAAGCTGCGCGTCGTGGACGACGTCGCGACGATCGTCGACCGTGCGCCACGCGAGCTGGTCGAATCGTGTGGCTTCGATCGCGCCGTGCTCTTCCGTGTCCACGAGGGCCGGATGGTGATGGAGGCAGCCTATTTCGGCGACGACAGCGAAGGGGCCGAGAAGATGGTCACTTTCGCCCAGTCGGTGGCGCCCCCGCTGAACCACATGCTGCTCGAAACGCAGATGATCCGCCGCCGCGCCCCGGCGATTGTGCGTGATGCCCGCAACGATCCACGCGTCAACCGGCCGATCGTCGACTTCTCGCTGACTCATTCTTATGTGGCTGCACCGGTGATGCCGACCGGCAAGGTGATCGGGTTCCTGCACGCCGACCGGCTCTACTCGGGACGCCTCGTCGACGAGATCGATCGAGACACGGTGTGGGCGTTCGCGGAAGGCTTCGGCTATGCGTACGAACGCACCGTCCTCCTCGAGCGCATGCGCCGTCAGCGCGCAGAGGTCAGGCGCGCGTTGGCGTCGGCGGACGAGGCGGCCCGTGCGCTGCAGGACGCCGATTTGGACCTCGCCAAGATCGAGCCGGTCGAACGCAGCCCGGCGGCGCAGTCACTCGCCGAGGTGCAGACGCGGGTGATGGCGATCCTGACCCGACGCGAAATCGAGGTGCTTCGTCTGATGGCGGCCGGCCGCACCAATCAGCAGATCGCCGACGAACTCGTGATCTCCGCCGGCACGGTGAAGTCCCACGTCAAACGAGTGCTGCGCAAGCTGCACGCCACCAACCGCGCGGAGGCAGCCTCGGCGTACGTGCGGCTGGCGAGTGTGCCGGCCCTCGGCGGTTAG
- a CDS encoding sugar phosphate isomerase/epimerase family protein — translation MKSLKIAGAPISWGVCEVPGWGHQLGAERVLTEMRDVGLSATELGPEGFLPSDPEELTALLASNGLSCVGMFVPVLLHDPGYDPLADIAGPLDALIACDADVLVLAAATGADGYDSRPTLDDSQWATLLANLDRLAAAAADRGALAVLHPHVGTMVETRGDVDRVLRGSTIKLCLDTGHLLIGGTDPLALTLQVPGRIAHAHLKDVDAALAARVQAGELTYTEAVRAGMYTPLGAGDIDIAGIVTALGANGFDGWFVMEQDTILDGEPTDEGPVRDVRTSVAFMHEVSGRVRV, via the coding sequence ATGAAATCTCTGAAGATCGCCGGTGCACCGATTTCGTGGGGGGTATGCGAGGTACCCGGGTGGGGTCACCAGCTCGGCGCCGAGCGGGTGCTCACCGAGATGCGCGATGTCGGCCTGTCCGCCACCGAGTTGGGTCCCGAGGGCTTCCTGCCATCGGACCCCGAGGAATTGACCGCCCTGCTCGCGTCGAACGGTCTCAGCTGTGTCGGCATGTTCGTGCCCGTGCTGCTGCATGACCCCGGCTACGACCCGCTCGCCGATATCGCGGGCCCGCTAGACGCGCTGATCGCATGCGACGCCGACGTTCTCGTGCTCGCCGCGGCGACGGGTGCCGACGGTTATGACTCCAGGCCGACGCTCGACGACAGCCAATGGGCCACGCTGCTGGCCAATCTCGACCGGCTCGCCGCTGCGGCCGCCGACCGCGGTGCACTCGCCGTCCTGCATCCACACGTCGGGACCATGGTCGAGACGCGCGGCGACGTCGACCGGGTGCTGCGGGGTTCGACCATCAAGCTGTGTCTGGACACCGGCCATCTGCTGATCGGCGGGACGGATCCACTTGCCCTGACTCTGCAGGTACCCGGCAGGATCGCGCACGCGCATCTCAAGGACGTCGACGCGGCGCTCGCCGCTCGCGTTCAGGCCGGGGAACTCACCTACACCGAGGCGGTGCGCGCCGGCATGTACACCCCGCTCGGCGCGGGCGACATCGATATCGCGGGCATCGTGACTGCACTGGGCGCCAACGGATTCGACGGCTGGTTCGTCATGGAACAGGACACGATCCTCGACGGTGAACCCACCGACGAGGGACCCGTACGCGACGTGCGGACCAGCGTGGCTTTCATGCACGAGGTCAGTGGCCGCGTGAGGGTATGA
- a CDS encoding cytochrome P450, which yields MSSTTVSALELLTTPQGIANPYPLYDQLRALSPVPGYRDWPPGTIPGADEPVTAWALFRYDQIFEAARDSATFSSRDPLQEASSAPSLMLVNTDPPKHEVERKLVSQAFSPRRVKRLEGWLNELVPRLLVELGDGDVEVMEFAAEIPTRAMVRLLGLPDGDHVRFKKWANAFMLSSSLTPEERIASNEEMVTAFATRLAEHTARLAERTPTDDVEDAEDLISALLRAAVDGQRLTPEEIVRFCVTLVVAGSETTTFLIGNLLHAMARQPDITARMRDDRTLVNVFVEEAMRIDGPPQRLFRIATRDVEVGGKLIRKGDWVALFFGSANRDPEVFPYPNKFDMDRPNIRQQLSMGHGLHFCLGASLARLEVVAVVNAVLDRYQTITLTDDPGTKQTASLLTHAYVRLPLHLS from the coding sequence ATGTCATCCACGACCGTTTCGGCCCTCGAACTGCTGACCACCCCCCAGGGCATCGCCAATCCGTATCCGCTGTATGACCAGCTCCGCGCGCTGTCACCCGTGCCCGGCTACCGCGACTGGCCGCCGGGAACCATCCCCGGCGCCGACGAACCCGTCACAGCGTGGGCGCTGTTCCGCTACGACCAGATCTTCGAGGCGGCCAGGGACAGCGCGACGTTCTCGTCGCGGGATCCCCTGCAGGAGGCGTCGTCGGCGCCGAGTCTCATGCTCGTCAACACCGACCCGCCCAAGCACGAAGTCGAACGGAAACTGGTCAGCCAGGCGTTCTCACCGCGGCGGGTCAAACGACTGGAGGGCTGGCTGAACGAACTGGTGCCACGCCTGCTCGTCGAGCTCGGCGACGGCGACGTCGAGGTGATGGAGTTCGCCGCCGAGATTCCCACCCGCGCGATGGTGCGGCTGTTGGGTTTGCCCGACGGCGACCACGTCCGATTCAAGAAGTGGGCCAACGCGTTCATGCTCTCGTCGTCGCTCACACCCGAGGAGCGCATCGCGAGCAATGAGGAGATGGTGACTGCATTCGCCACGCGGCTTGCCGAGCACACGGCGCGGTTGGCGGAGCGCACGCCCACCGACGACGTCGAGGACGCCGAGGACCTCATCTCCGCGCTGCTGCGTGCCGCCGTCGATGGGCAGCGCCTCACCCCCGAGGAGATCGTTCGATTCTGTGTGACGCTGGTAGTCGCAGGTAGTGAGACCACGACCTTCCTGATCGGCAATCTGCTGCATGCGATGGCGCGCCAGCCCGACATCACCGCGCGCATGCGCGACGATCGCACACTGGTGAACGTCTTCGTCGAAGAGGCGATGCGCATAGACGGACCGCCTCAACGCCTGTTTCGCATCGCCACCCGCGATGTCGAGGTCGGCGGCAAGCTGATCCGCAAAGGCGACTGGGTCGCATTGTTTTTCGGGTCCGCCAATCGAGACCCAGAGGTCTTTCCATACCCCAACAAATTCGACATGGACCGGCCCAACATCCGCCAGCAGCTGTCGATGGGACACGGTCTGCACTTCTGCCTTGGCGCGTCACTTGCCCGCCTGGAAGTCGTCGCGGTGGTGAACGCGGTGCTCGATCGGTATCAGACGATCACGCTTACCGACGACCCCGGCACCAAGCAGACCGCCAGCCTGCTGACCCACGCCTATGTCCGCCTCCCCCTTCACTTGTCATGA
- a CDS encoding 2-oxoacid:ferredoxin oxidoreductase subunit beta — protein sequence MTDLIGADLGLTAGTSLVPTTDEPQKSKDFTSDQEVRWCPGCGDYVILNTIRNFLPELGLRRENIAFVSGIGCSSRFPYYLQTYGFHSIHGRAPTIATGLALARQDLSVWVVTGDGDALSIGGNHLIHALRRNVNLTILLFNNRIYGLTKGQYSPTSETGKVTKSTPMGSLDYPFNPVSLALGAEATFVGRALDSDRKGLSEVLRGAAEHRGAALVEIMQDCPIFNDGSFDALRKEGAEERLINLTHGEPITFGGDGEYCVVKSGYGLEVAKTADVSADEIVVHDAQLEDPAYAFALSRLSEQNLDHMVMGIFRKVSKPTYDDAARQQVAAARDAKPHDTAALQSLLRGKDTWTVD from the coding sequence ATGACCGACCTGATTGGTGCAGATCTCGGACTGACGGCTGGAACCAGCCTGGTCCCGACGACCGACGAGCCGCAGAAGTCGAAGGACTTCACCAGCGACCAGGAAGTCCGCTGGTGCCCCGGCTGCGGCGACTACGTCATCCTCAACACCATCCGCAACTTCCTGCCCGAGCTGGGTCTGCGTCGCGAGAACATTGCGTTCGTCAGCGGTATCGGCTGCTCTAGCCGTTTCCCGTACTACCTGCAGACTTACGGATTCCACTCGATCCACGGCCGCGCGCCGACGATCGCGACGGGACTGGCGCTGGCCCGCCAAGATCTGTCGGTGTGGGTCGTCACCGGTGACGGCGACGCGCTGTCGATCGGCGGCAACCATCTGATCCATGCGTTACGTCGCAACGTCAATCTGACGATCCTGCTGTTCAACAACCGGATCTACGGTCTGACCAAGGGGCAGTACTCGCCGACGTCAGAGACGGGCAAGGTCACCAAGTCGACCCCGATGGGCTCCCTCGACTACCCGTTCAATCCAGTGTCGTTGGCGCTCGGTGCCGAGGCGACTTTCGTTGGCCGCGCTCTGGACTCCGACCGCAAGGGCCTGTCCGAGGTGCTTCGTGGCGCTGCCGAGCACCGCGGTGCCGCGCTCGTCGAGATCATGCAGGACTGCCCGATCTTCAACGACGGCTCGTTCGACGCGCTGCGAAAGGAAGGCGCCGAAGAGCGGCTCATCAACCTGACCCACGGCGAGCCGATCACCTTCGGCGGTGATGGCGAATACTGCGTCGTCAAGTCGGGCTACGGGCTCGAGGTCGCCAAGACTGCCGATGTGTCGGCTGACGAGATCGTCGTCCACGACGCGCAGTTGGAGGATCCGGCGTACGCGTTCGCGCTGTCGCGGCTCTCCGAGCAGAACCTCGACCACATGGTGATGGGGATCTTCCGGAAGGTCAGCAAGCCGACCTACGACGACGCCGCCCGCCAGCAGGTCGCCGCGGCGCGCGATGCCAAGCCGCACGACACGGCCGCGTTGCAGTCGCTGCTCCGGGGCAAAGACACCTGGACCGTCGACTAA
- a CDS encoding Gfo/Idh/MocA family protein, protein MTTLGVIGLGRIGAFHTETLSGLDSIDGLVVTDERADVTAAVAAKHGAKAVDSVDTLLASGVDGVVVSAATPAHAELTLAAVERGLPTFCEKPIASTAAESARVADVIARSGVAVQVGYQRRFDAAFAAAKRSVDDGSLGALHTVRSTTMDPAPPPMEYIAGSGGIFRDCAVHDFDVIRWITGQQAVEVYATGSVQGDPKFAEFGDVDTAAVVVTFESGTLGVVSAARYNAHGYDCRLEVHGFQDTVVAGWDQGVPVRNVDPGNSFPEGPAHHFFMDRFTEAFRAELSAFVDVVNGSAAPACTVADAVEVAWLAEAATESLQRRVPVSIKEVRSR, encoded by the coding sequence ATGACCACGCTCGGCGTCATCGGACTGGGCCGCATCGGCGCGTTCCACACCGAAACCCTCTCGGGCCTCGACAGCATCGACGGGTTGGTAGTCACCGACGAGCGGGCCGACGTCACCGCGGCCGTCGCCGCCAAACACGGTGCGAAAGCCGTTGATTCGGTCGATACCCTGTTGGCGTCCGGAGTGGACGGGGTCGTCGTGTCCGCCGCAACACCCGCACATGCCGAGCTGACGCTGGCCGCAGTCGAGCGCGGCCTGCCCACATTCTGCGAGAAGCCGATCGCCTCGACGGCGGCCGAGAGCGCGCGGGTTGCCGACGTGATCGCGCGGTCGGGTGTTGCGGTCCAGGTCGGTTATCAGCGACGGTTCGACGCCGCCTTCGCCGCGGCCAAGCGCTCGGTCGACGACGGCTCGCTGGGCGCCCTGCACACCGTGCGCAGCACGACGATGGACCCGGCTCCCCCGCCGATGGAGTACATCGCCGGTTCGGGCGGCATCTTCCGCGACTGCGCCGTGCACGATTTCGACGTGATCCGCTGGATCACCGGCCAGCAGGCCGTCGAGGTGTACGCCACCGGCAGCGTCCAAGGAGACCCGAAGTTCGCCGAGTTCGGCGATGTGGACACCGCCGCCGTGGTCGTCACCTTCGAAAGCGGCACGCTCGGGGTGGTGTCGGCGGCGCGCTACAACGCACACGGCTACGACTGCCGTCTCGAAGTGCATGGCTTTCAGGACACGGTGGTTGCCGGCTGGGATCAGGGAGTTCCGGTGCGAAATGTCGACCCCGGCAACAGCTTTCCTGAGGGACCGGCGCACCACTTCTTCATGGACCGCTTCACCGAGGCGTTCCGTGCGGAGCTCAGCGCGTTCGTGGATGTGGTCAACGGAAGCGCCGCCCCGGCATGCACGGTGGCCGACGCGGTCGAGGTCGCGTGGCTGGCCGAAGCGGCGACCGAGTCGCTGCAGCGCCGCGTGCCGGTGAGCATCAAGGAAGTGAGATCACGATGA
- a CDS encoding 2-oxoacid:acceptor oxidoreductase subunit alpha: MGANGNGANPGTRQKLEKVVIRFAGDSGDGMQLTGDRFTSEAALFGNDLATQPNYPAEIRAPQGTLPGVSSFQIQIADYDILTAGDRPDVLVAMNPAALMANVSDLPRGGLIIANSDEFTKRNLAKVGYEGNPLENDDLSDYVVQAVPMTTLTLGAVEEIGASKKDGQRAKNMFALGLLSWMYGRELEHSEAFIRDKFARKPDIAEANVLALKAGWNYGETTEAFAGSVYEVAPAKLKSGEYRQISGNTALAYGIVAAGHLSDLQVVLGTYPITPASDILHELSKHKNFNVLTFQAEDEIAGIGAAIGASYGGALGVTSTSGPGISLKSEAMGLAVMTELPLIVIDVQRGGPSTGLPTKTEQADLLQVLFGRNGESPVAVVAPRSPSDCFDVAVEAVRIAINYHTPVIILSDGAIANGSEPWQIPDVSAYEKIEHTFAKTGEPFQPYARDPETLARQFAVPGTPGLEHRIGGLEAANGSGNISYEPKNHDLMVRLRQAKVDGITVPDLEVDDPTGDAELLMLGWGSSYGPIGEACRRARRKGIKVAQAHLRNLSPFPANLGEVLRRYPNVVLPEMNLGQLALLLRGKYLVDIQSVTKVEGMAFLADEVEGIIDAALDGTLGDKEIDKAKFARLAAATIEAEATETGVGAIA, from the coding sequence GTGGGGGCCAACGGCAACGGGGCCAACCCGGGCACCAGACAGAAGCTCGAAAAGGTCGTCATTCGTTTCGCGGGCGACTCCGGTGACGGCATGCAGCTCACTGGTGACCGCTTCACCTCCGAGGCTGCGCTCTTCGGCAATGACCTTGCGACGCAACCGAATTACCCCGCGGAGATCCGCGCACCACAGGGCACGCTGCCCGGGGTGTCGTCCTTCCAGATCCAGATCGCCGACTACGACATCCTGACCGCGGGCGACCGCCCCGACGTTCTCGTCGCGATGAACCCCGCCGCGCTGATGGCCAACGTTTCCGACCTGCCCCGCGGTGGGCTGATCATCGCCAACTCGGACGAATTCACCAAGCGCAATCTCGCGAAAGTCGGCTACGAGGGCAATCCGCTGGAGAACGACGACCTGTCCGACTACGTCGTGCAGGCGGTGCCGATGACCACGCTGACGCTGGGTGCGGTCGAGGAGATCGGCGCATCGAAGAAGGACGGCCAGCGCGCCAAGAACATGTTCGCTCTCGGTCTGCTGTCGTGGATGTACGGTCGTGAGCTCGAGCACAGCGAGGCGTTCATCCGGGACAAGTTCGCCCGCAAGCCCGACATCGCCGAGGCCAACGTGCTGGCCTTGAAGGCCGGCTGGAATTACGGCGAAACCACCGAGGCGTTCGCGGGCAGTGTCTACGAGGTCGCGCCCGCCAAGCTCAAGAGCGGTGAGTACCGCCAGATTTCGGGCAACACGGCGCTGGCCTACGGGATTGTGGCGGCGGGCCATCTGAGTGATCTGCAGGTGGTGCTCGGCACCTACCCGATCACCCCGGCGTCGGACATCCTGCACGAGCTGTCCAAGCACAAGAACTTCAACGTGCTGACCTTCCAGGCCGAAGACGAGATCGCCGGTATCGGTGCGGCCATCGGCGCGTCGTACGGCGGTGCGCTGGGCGTCACCAGCACCTCCGGACCCGGCATCTCACTGAAGTCGGAGGCCATGGGTCTCGCGGTGATGACCGAGCTGCCGCTGATCGTCATCGACGTGCAACGCGGCGGCCCCTCGACGGGTCTGCCGACCAAGACCGAACAGGCCGATCTGCTGCAGGTGCTCTTCGGGCGCAACGGCGAATCGCCGGTGGCGGTGGTGGCGCCGAGGTCCCCGTCGGACTGCTTCGACGTCGCCGTCGAGGCCGTCCGCATCGCCATCAACTACCACACTCCCGTGATCATCCTGTCCGACGGCGCGATCGCGAACGGCTCTGAGCCGTGGCAGATTCCGGACGTCAGCGCCTACGAGAAGATCGAGCACACCTTCGCCAAGACGGGTGAGCCCTTCCAGCCGTACGCGCGGGATCCGGAGACGCTGGCGCGCCAGTTTGCGGTGCCGGGCACTCCAGGCCTCGAGCACCGCATCGGCGGGCTGGAAGCGGCCAACGGCTCGGGCAACATCTCCTACGAGCCGAAGAACCACGACCTGATGGTGCGGCTGCGCCAAGCCAAGGTCGACGGCATCACCGTGCCGGACCTCGAGGTCGACGACCCGACCGGCGACGCGGAGCTGTTGATGCTCGGCTGGGGGAGCAGCTACGGCCCCATCGGCGAAGCCTGCCGTCGCGCGCGGCGTAAGGGCATCAAGGTGGCCCAGGCGCACCTGCGCAATCTGAGCCCCTTCCCCGCCAACTTGGGCGAGGTGCTGCGGCGCTACCCCAACGTGGTGTTGCCGGAGATGAACCTCGGCCAGCTGGCGCTGCTGCTGCGCGGCAAGTACCTGGTCGACATACAGTCCGTGACCAAGGTCGAGGGTATGGCGTTCCTTGCCGACGAGGTGGAAGGCATCATCGATGCCGCGCTCGACGGAACGTTGGGCGACAAGGAAATTGACAAGGCCAAATTCGCGCGGCTCGCTGCGGCCACCATTGAGGCTGAAGCAACCGAAACTGGCGTGGGAGCAATCGCATGA
- a CDS encoding Gfo/Idh/MocA family protein encodes MSLRIGVLGASRIAEPAIVGPAHELGHRLVAVAARDPQRAQVFADKYGVERVVPSYQDVINDPEVDVVYNPLANALHAPWNLAAVAAGKPVLTEKPFARNRIEAEQVAAAAENAGVPVVEAFHYLYHPVTRRALEFAGDGALGDITHVEVRMAMPEPAVGDPRWSLELAGGALMDLGCYGLHVMRQLGRPSIVRASAKEHSAGIDARCDIELAFPSGATGLSINSMVGESYSFTIQIFGAEGDVLVHNFIKPQDDDRVTIRTPVGTTVEQLGTRTSYTYQLEAFAAHVLRGAPLPVDNTDAVENMAYVDAAYRAAGMDPR; translated from the coding sequence ATGAGCCTGCGCATCGGCGTGCTCGGGGCCTCCCGCATCGCCGAACCTGCGATCGTCGGGCCAGCACACGAGCTGGGGCACCGACTGGTCGCGGTGGCCGCACGCGATCCGCAGCGCGCGCAGGTTTTTGCCGACAAGTACGGCGTTGAGCGAGTCGTGCCGTCTTACCAGGACGTGATCAACGACCCCGAGGTCGACGTCGTCTACAACCCGTTGGCGAACGCGCTGCATGCGCCGTGGAATCTCGCGGCGGTTGCGGCAGGCAAGCCGGTGCTCACCGAAAAGCCGTTTGCCCGCAACCGGATTGAGGCAGAGCAAGTCGCCGCGGCCGCCGAGAATGCAGGTGTCCCTGTGGTGGAGGCCTTCCATTACCTGTACCACCCCGTGACGCGGCGAGCTCTGGAGTTCGCCGGTGATGGCGCCCTCGGTGACATCACACATGTCGAGGTGCGCATGGCGATGCCCGAGCCTGCCGTCGGGGATCCGAGGTGGTCGCTCGAGTTGGCCGGCGGCGCGTTGATGGATCTCGGCTGCTACGGGCTACACGTCATGCGTCAGTTGGGTCGTCCGTCGATTGTGCGGGCAAGCGCGAAGGAGCACAGTGCGGGAATCGACGCACGGTGTGACATCGAGCTCGCCTTCCCCAGCGGCGCAACGGGCTTGAGTATCAATTCGATGGTGGGCGAGAGTTACTCGTTCACGATCCAGATCTTCGGCGCTGAAGGAGATGTCTTGGTGCACAACTTCATCAAACCTCAGGACGACGATCGGGTCACCATTCGGACGCCTGTGGGCACCACGGTCGAACAGCTGGGCACCCGCACGTCCTACACCTATCAATTGGAGGCGTTCGCCGCGCACGTCCTGCGCGGCGCACCACTGCCGGTGGACAACACCGACGCGGTGGAGAACATGGCTTACGTCGACGCCGCGTACCGAGCCGCCGGAATGGACCCCCGCTAA
- a CDS encoding phytanoyl-CoA dioxygenase family protein: MAAPVRTTDPPWIGESECRIDDFRTQVLRDTDPADYPNATGVRGNVLVYSAAAVADGDRRELQAELIRALTDGPGVVLFESAFSPDLVDRANEGFFAIIAAQREAGTAAGDHFGRPGANDRIWNAAQKLALHAPDVFAEYYANDTLAIVCQAWLGPRYQVTSQVNVVNPAGNAQVPHRDFHLGFVPDEHLAQYPAHLHRTSPVLTLQGAVAHCDMPVESGPTMLLPHSQRFAGGYIAFNRPDFVQFFADHHVQLPLNKGDAVFFNPALYHGAGANVSSDIRRIANLLQVSSPFGRAMEALDRTAMVRAIYPALLAMKAAGRPRRDLHNAVVATAEGYAFPTSLDSDQPIGRLAPPSQVDSVLAALESNLSADELDVVLRAQQERRMP; this comes from the coding sequence ATGGCCGCACCAGTGAGGACGACAGACCCGCCGTGGATCGGCGAGTCCGAATGCCGGATCGACGACTTCCGGACACAGGTGCTCCGCGACACCGACCCCGCCGACTACCCGAACGCCACCGGTGTGCGGGGCAACGTGCTGGTGTACTCGGCGGCTGCGGTGGCCGACGGCGACCGGCGCGAGCTGCAGGCGGAGTTGATCCGCGCACTCACCGACGGGCCGGGAGTCGTGCTGTTCGAAAGCGCCTTCTCCCCCGACCTCGTCGACCGCGCGAACGAGGGCTTCTTCGCGATCATCGCCGCGCAGCGCGAGGCGGGCACGGCCGCGGGCGACCACTTCGGCAGGCCCGGTGCCAACGACCGAATCTGGAATGCCGCCCAGAAGCTCGCGCTGCACGCGCCGGATGTGTTTGCCGAGTACTACGCGAACGACACCCTCGCCATCGTCTGCCAGGCCTGGCTGGGTCCCCGCTACCAGGTCACCTCTCAGGTGAACGTCGTCAATCCCGCTGGCAACGCCCAGGTTCCGCACCGCGACTTTCACCTCGGCTTCGTCCCCGACGAGCACCTTGCGCAATATCCCGCGCATCTGCACCGGACCTCACCGGTACTCACGCTGCAGGGCGCCGTCGCCCACTGCGATATGCCGGTGGAAAGCGGCCCCACGATGCTGCTGCCCCATTCGCAGCGGTTCGCGGGAGGCTACATCGCCTTCAATCGGCCCGACTTCGTGCAGTTCTTCGCCGACCATCACGTGCAGTTGCCACTGAACAAGGGTGATGCGGTGTTCTTCAACCCGGCGCTGTATCACGGTGCGGGAGCTAATGTTTCGAGTGATATCCGCCGGATCGCGAACCTGCTTCAGGTGTCCTCGCCGTTCGGCCGGGCGATGGAGGCGCTGGACCGCACGGCGATGGTCCGCGCGATCTACCCCGCACTGCTCGCGATGAAGGCTGCTGGACGCCCGCGGCGCGACCTGCACAACGCGGTGGTCGCCACCGCGGAGGGCTACGCGTTCCCCACCAGCCTCGACAGCGATCAACCCATCGGCCGCCTCGCCCCACCGAGTCAGGTCGACTCGGTACTGGCTGCGCTGGAGTCGAACCTCAGCGCCGACGAACTCGACGTCGTACTGCGCGCCCAACAAGAACGGAGAATGCCATGA
- a CDS encoding LacI family DNA-binding transcriptional regulator, with amino-acid sequence MPHRYKIREIAQQSGLSEATVDRVLNQRPGVRANTRAEVEQAIADLDKQRAQLRLNGRRYLIDVVMQTPERFSDAFRSAIEAELPAFAPAALRARFHLWESGSTDQMVEALGRIKGSHGVVLKAQDDPAVAEAVDRLVEGGVPVVTYTTDIPASARCAYVGIDNHGAGVTAAYLMREWLGSAPSDILITLSRAVFRGEGEREVGFRSAMRGTGRTIVEVSESDGLDSTNERLVLQALERHPEVGAVYSVGGGNTATIAAFERLGRVCRVFVAHDLDVDNRALLRDGRISVVLHNDLRADARLAMRLILQQQGALPVEPARPVPIQVITPYNLPP; translated from the coding sequence ATGCCCCACCGGTACAAGATCCGCGAGATCGCCCAGCAGTCGGGGCTGAGCGAGGCGACTGTCGATCGGGTCCTCAACCAACGGCCCGGCGTCCGCGCGAATACCAGGGCCGAAGTCGAACAGGCGATCGCGGATCTCGACAAGCAGCGAGCCCAGTTGCGCCTCAACGGCCGCCGCTACCTCATCGACGTCGTGATGCAGACGCCGGAGCGGTTCTCCGATGCGTTTCGCTCAGCCATCGAGGCCGAGCTGCCCGCGTTCGCGCCCGCCGCGCTGCGCGCCCGCTTCCATCTGTGGGAGTCCGGGTCGACGGACCAGATGGTGGAGGCGCTCGGCCGCATCAAGGGCAGCCACGGCGTCGTGCTCAAGGCCCAGGACGACCCCGCGGTGGCCGAGGCCGTCGACCGCCTGGTCGAAGGCGGTGTGCCGGTGGTGACGTACACGACCGACATCCCAGCGAGCGCGCGCTGTGCATACGTGGGCATCGACAACCACGGTGCCGGAGTCACGGCCGCCTATCTGATGCGGGAGTGGCTGGGGTCGGCGCCGTCGGACATCCTCATCACGCTGAGCCGCGCGGTGTTCCGCGGCGAGGGTGAGCGCGAGGTCGGCTTCCGCTCGGCGATGCGCGGTACCGGCCGCACGATCGTGGAAGTCAGCGAAAGCGACGGGCTGGATTCGACGAACGAGCGGTTGGTTCTCCAGGCGCTCGAGCGCCATCCAGAGGTCGGAGCCGTCTATTCGGTCGGGGGTGGCAACACCGCGACGATCGCGGCCTTCGAACGATTAGGGCGGGTGTGCAGGGTTTTCGTCGCCCATGATTTGGACGTCGACAACAGAGCGCTCCTGCGTGACGGGCGCATTTCGGTCGTCCTGCACAACGATCTTCGCGCCGACGCGCGCCTGGCGATGCGGCTCATACTCCAACAGCAAGGCGCGTTGCCGGTCGAGCCGGCGCGGCCGGTGCCGATCCAGGTCATCACGCCCTACAACTTGCCGCCCTAG